ATAATGGATGGAAAGGTTAAAGTGGGATTAAGTAAAGATGAAATACAAAGAATGGCTGAAAGTAAAAATGTACGAAAAGTGAGTAGGCGGGATATCGCTTACACTATTTCTCAAAAAGAACTAGGAGCTACAACAGTTTCTGGAACAATGATTGGTGCCCAAATGGCTGGTGTTAAGATATTTGCTACTGGCGGGATAGGCGGTGTTCATAGAGATGGCGAAAACACACTGGATATATCAGCAGACTTGACGGAATTAAGTAAATCTAATGTAGGTGTAGTGTGTGCTGGAGTAAAGTCCATACTAGATATTGGAAGAACTTTAGAGTATCTTGAAACCTTAGGAGTACCTATAATTACATATAAATCATCAGAATTTCCGGCTTTTTTTTGCTCAAAAAGTGGCTTTACATCTCATTTAAAAGCAGACTCAGCAGAAGAAATAGCAAATATGCTACAAACAAAATGGCAAATGGATTTAAAAGGAGGAGCTGTGATTGCAAACCCAATTCCTACAGAATATGATATTAAAGAAGAGATAATTGGAAAAGCTATAGATGATGCCTTAAAAGAATGTAACGATAATGGCATAAAAGGAAAAGATGTAACTCCTTTTTTACTGTCGAAAATAAAAGAGATAACTGGCGGAGATAGTTTAAAATCCAATATAGCTTTGGTAAAAAACAATGCAAGGCTTGCTGCCAATATTGCAAAGCAAATTGCCCAAAAGGAGGACTAACTTTTTGTGAATAACAAATTTAAAAAGACTGAACTAGCACCTGGAATAAATCTGTATCTTTACCCAACGGATAAGTATAAGACTGTATCTATTAGAATGTTTTTGTATACAAACTTAGATGATGAAACTTCAA
This genomic interval from Proteinivorax tanatarense contains the following:
- a CDS encoding pseudouridine-5'-phosphate glycosidase: MNYIEISTEVKEALASKKGVVALESTIISHGMPYPQNLETALEVEQVIRENGSIPATIAIMDGKVKVGLSKDEIQRMAESKNVRKVSRRDIAYTISQKELGATTVSGTMIGAQMAGVKIFATGGIGGVHRDGENTLDISADLTELSKSNVGVVCAGVKSILDIGRTLEYLETLGVPIITYKSSEFPAFFCSKSGFTSHLKADSAEEIANMLQTKWQMDLKGGAVIANPIPTEYDIKEEIIGKAIDDALKECNDNGIKGKDVTPFLLSKIKEITGGDSLKSNIALVKNNARLAANIAKQIAQKED